Genomic DNA from bacterium:
TTGTAGAGGATTTTTGAGGCACAGGTAGTTTTTATACCTTTAGTGCAAATGTTATCCTTAATGGCAATGGGAATGCCTGCCAACGGATGTATCTGTTCTCCCTGGGCTATTTTTTTATCTACCTCTTTTGCCTGCTCAATTGCCTCATCAAAACAGGTGGTGATGTAGGCATTTATCTTTGAATCTAAAGCCTCAATTCGACTAATGACGGATTCTGTTACCTCTACTGATGTAACTTCTTTGGATTTAAGCAGGTTATGAATTTTATGTGCAGTTAGGGATGCTAATTCACTCAATTTTTTCACTCTCCAATTATTCGTGGCAATTTAAAGAACTGAATTTTCGTAACCGTTCATTTTATTATACCATTGATTCCTTGTAAATGCAACAATTTTTATTTCACCAGGGTAATGCGTCAGTGAAATGGGGGAACGATACTAACCACGAAAGCACGAAATAAAGAAAATGTAACCGTTCAGGTAATCCTTTACCGCAGAGACGCAGAGAAACAGAGAGGAAAATATCTTTTTTTCGCGTTTTTCGGTGTTTAAAAAGGCTTAAAAACAGTTAGTCGAAAATAAATATTAAAAGATTAATAAACAACGAAAGACCCGAAATGCACAAAAAAGGAAATTTCTGTCTCTGGTGAATAGATTTTAATTTTTTCTCTGCGTCTCTGTGTCTGTGCGGTGAACGGTTACCAATATTACTTCCATAAATTTCTATCTAAACTGCGATATTGGATGGCTTCAGAGATATGTGTGGCGGTGATTGTATCTGTGTTTTCTAAATCACTGATGGTGCGGGCGACCTTTAATACTCGGTCATAAGTACGGGCTGAAAAACCTAATTTATCAATCGCTGTCCGAAGTAATTCTTTCCCCTGGTCTTCTACCTGACAATATTTTTTAATCTCACGGGGTCCCATTTGACTATTAGCATAAACCTTTTGATGAGATGAATCTCTTTGTCGTTGAATCTGACGGGCTTTATTGATTCTTTCACGGATGACCGTTGATGATTCTTCTTGAGTTTCCCCTTCAAGGTCTTTATACTTCAGACCGGGCACTTCAATATGAATATCAATTCTATCCCACAGCGGCCCTGATATTTTCGCCAGATACTTTTGTATTTGAGTTGGGGTGCAACTACATTCTTTTGATGGGTCGGTTAGATTTCCACAAGGACAGGGATTCATTGCCGCAACCAACATAAATGAGGCGGGAAAGGTAAGCGAAGTGCTTGCCCGTGAGATAGTTACCAGACCATCTTCTAAAGGCTGTCTTAGTGATTCTAAGACATTGCGGGGAAATTCTGGCAGTTCATCAAGGAATAAAACACCATTGTGAGATAAACTTATCTCTCCTGGTTTAGGAACCTGGCCACCGCCGACTAATCCGGCATCTGAAATGCTGTGATGTGGTGCTCGAAAAGGCCGCGTCGTGAGTAAAGAACATTGATGAAAGACTAATCCGGCAATGGAATGAATCTTGGTTGTCTCAATCGCCTCGGATAATGATAATTCCGGTAAAATAGTTGGTATGCGTCTGGCTAACATTGTTTTCCCTGAACCTGGTGGTCCTATCATCAAAATATTATGTCCTCCAGCACAGGCAACTTCTATTGCCCTTTTGACATGAGCCTGTCCTTTTACCTCACAGAAATCTAAATCATATTTAGAGGTTTGAGAAAATAAAGCCTTAATATCTACGATATGCGGAGAGATACTTAATTCACCCGCAATAAATTTTACTGTTTCATATAATGTTTTAACTGGATAAACATTTATTCC
This window encodes:
- a CDS encoding YifB family Mg chelatase-like AAA ATPase; the protein is MLAKSYSAGLSGIDGYIVTVEVNATGSMPYFNIVGLPDSAVKESKERVKIAIVNSQCQFPYNKRVVVNLAPAEIKKEGAFFDLPIALAMIATTQQIPATALVQYLIVGELSLDGAVKPIKGALPIASSAKEAGFKNLIVPFANAPEAAVVEGINVYPVKTLYETVKFIAGELSISPHIVDIKALFSQTSKYDLDFCEVKGQAHVKRAIEVACAGGHNILMIGPPGSGKTMLARRIPTILPELSLSEAIETTKIHSIAGLVFHQCSLLTTRPFRAPHHSISDAGLVGGGQVPKPGEISLSHNGVLFLDELPEFPRNVLESLRQPLEDGLVTISRASTSLTFPASFMLVAAMNPCPCGNLTDPSKECSCTPTQIQKYLAKISGPLWDRIDIHIEVPGLKYKDLEGETQEESSTVIRERINKARQIQRQRDSSHQKVYANSQMGPREIKKYCQVEDQGKELLRTAIDKLGFSARTYDRVLKVARTISDLENTDTITATHISEAIQYRSLDRNLWK